Within Streptomyces sp. SS1-1, the genomic segment CGGCCGCCGACGTCCCGCGCGCGGCAACGGCGCCGAGCGCCCCCACCGGTGCCGTACCGGTGAAGCCGTGCCAGAAAGGGACCTGCCCCGTGACCCCCGTGTCCTCCCGACCCGACCCCAAGACCTCCCTCGACCGTCTGCGCGCCGAGGTGGAGCGCCGCAACCCCGCGGAGCCCGAGTTCCACCAGGCCGCCCGAGAGGTCCTGGAGACGCTCGCCCCCGTGCTCGCCGCGCGGCCCGAGTACGCCGAGCCGGGGCTCGTGGAGCGGCTCGTCGAGCCGGAGCGGCAGATCATGTTCCGGGTCCCGTGGCAGGACGACCAGGGCCGCGTCCACGTGAACCGCGGCTTCCGCGTCGAGTTCAACAGCGCCCTCGGCCCGTACAAGGGCGGTCTGCGCTTCCACCCCTCGGTGAACCTCGGCATCATCAAGTTCCTGGGCTTCGAGCAGATCTTCAAGAACGCGCTCACCGGGCTCGGCATCGGCGGCGGCAAGGGCGGCAGCGACTTCGACCCGCAGGGCCGCAGCGACGCCGAGGTCATGCGCTTCTGCCAGTCCTTCATGAGCGAGCTGTACCGGCACATCGGCGAGTACACCGACATCCCCGCCGGTGACATCGGCGTCGGCGGCCGGGAGATCGGCTACCTGTTCGGCCAGTACCGGCGCATCACCAACCGCTGGGAGGGCGGCGTCCTCACCGGCAAGAGCGCCGGCTGGGGCGGCTCGCTGATCCGCCCGGAGGCCACCGGGTACGGCAACGTGCTCTTCACCGAGGCCATGCTGCGCTCCCGCGGCGAGGACCTGGAGGGGCAGACCGCGGTCGTCTCCGGCTCCGGCAACGTGGCCATCTACACCATCCAGAAGCTGACCGCCCTCGGCGCCAACCCGGTCACCTGCTCCGACTCCAGCGGCTACGTCGTCGACGAGAAGGGCATCGACCTGGAGTTGCTGCGCCAGATCAAGGAGGTCGAGCGGGGCCGGGTGAGCGCGTACGCCGAACGCCGGGGCGCCTCCGCGCGGTTCGTGCCGGACGGCCGGGTCTGGGACGTCCCGGCGGACGTCGCCCTGCCGTCGGCCACGCAGAACGAGCTGAACGCCGTGGACGCCGACGCCCTGATCCGCAACGGCGTCAAGGCGGTCTCCGAGGGCGCGAACATGCCCACCACGCCCGAGGCCGTGCAGCTGTTCCAGCGGGCCGGGGTCGCCTTCGGGCCCGGCAAGGCGGCCAACGCCGGCGGGGTCGCGGTCAGCGCGCTGGAGATGACGCAGAACGCCTCGCGCACCTCGTGGAAGGCCGACCAGGTCGAGCGCGAGCTGGCCCGCATCATGAGCGACATCCACACCACCTGCGCCGAGACGGCCGAGCGCTACGGCGCCCCGGGCGACTACGTGACCGGCGCCAACATCGCCGGCTTCGAGCGGGTGGCGGACGCGATGCTGGCCCAGGGCGTCATCTGACGTACCGGGGGAGGCGCGCGCACGGCGGCCCAGGGTTTGACCTGCGTCACGCTCGGGGTATTCTCTCCGGCTCGATTGGCCAGGCCCCTGCCCCGTATGGCAGACTAGCGGGGTTGCTCGGTCGAGTGTTGATGCTGCGCGCCTCCCGCCGGGAGGACCGGAAGCGAGTCCCACAGTACTCGTCGCCCTAACTGCCGAAAGGCAGCGCTGGGGCGGACGTACGGGAATCTTCCGGGAAGTGTCGGCGCGGCACCGACCAGGCACCCGGTGGGCCTCCTAGCTCCCGGCTTGCGGTTCCGGAAGGGCCGTGTTCCCCACGCAGGGATGTTCGAACAAGGGACATCTGTGTCAGCGGGAGCGCGACACGCCCGACCGCGTGGGTCGGAGGAGGTCAAGGGAACACCGGGTTCCAGAGCGTATGAGAGACAGGACTACTGAGTAGCCATGGCGGGACAGAAGATCCGCATCCGGCTCAAGGCCTACGACCACGAGGTCATCGACTCTTCGGCGAAGAAGATCGTCGAGACGGTGACTCGCACTGGTGCGTCGGTCGCGGGCCCGGTGCCGCTGCCCACTGAGAAGAACGTGTACTGCGTCATCAAGTCGCCGCACAAGTACAAGGACTCGCGCGAGCACTTCGAGATGCGCACGCACAAGCGCCTGATCGACATCCTCGACCCGACCCCCAAGACCGTTGACTCTCTGATGCGACTCGACCTCCCGGCCGGTGTCGACATCGAGATCAAGCTCTGAGGCCGGTGATCTGAACGATGGCTAAGCAGATCAAGGGCATCCTGGGCGAGAAGCTCGGCATGACGCAGGTGTGGGACGCGAACAACCGCGTCGTCCCGGTCACCGTCGTCAAGGCGGGCCCCAACGTCGTCACCCAGGTCCGTACGAACGACGTCGACGGCTACGAGTCGGTCCAGATCGCCTTCGGCGAGATCGACCCGCGCAAGGTGAACAAGCCCCTCAAGGGCCACTTCGCCAAGGCCGACGTCACTCCCCGTCGCCACCTCGTCGAGATCCGCACCGCTGACGCCTCCGAGTACACGCTCGGCCAGGAAGTCACGGCCGAGGTCTTCGAGGCCGGCGTGAAGGTCGACGTCACCGGCAAGAGCAAGGGCAAGGGCTTCGCCGGTGTCATGAAGCGTCACAACTTCAAGGGCCTCGGCGCCGGTCACGGCACCCAGCGCAAGCACCGCTCGCCCGGTTCCATCGGTGGCTGCGCCACCCCGGGCCGTGTGTTCAAGGGCCTCCGCATGGCGGGTCGCATGGGCAACGAGCGGGTCACCACCCAGAACCTGACCGTCCACGCCGTTGACGCGGAGAAGGGTCTGCTGCTCATCAAGGGCGCGGTTCCCGGTCCGAACGGCGGCCTCGTCCTGGTCCGCACCGCGGCCAAGGGGGCCTGAGGTAACCGATGAGCACTGTTGACATCCTTTCGCCTGCTGGCGACAAGGCCGGTTCCGTCGAGCTCCCCGCGGAGATCTTCGGCGTAGAGAAGATCAGCGTTCCGCTGCTCCACCAGGTCGTCGTCGCCCAGCTGGCCGCTGCCCGTCAGGGCACGCACAAGACCAAGACCCGTGGCGAGGTCCGTGGTGGCGGCAAGAAGCCGTACCGCCAGAAGGGCACCGGTCGCGCCCGTCAGGGTTCGACCCGCGCGCCGCAGTTCGCCGGTGGTGGCGTCGTGCACGGTCCCGTGCCGCGTGACTACTCGCAGCGGACCCCGAAGAAGATGAAGGCCGCGGCCCTGCGCCACGCCCTCACCGACCGGGCCCGCAACAACCGCATCCACGTCGTCTCCGGCGTGATCGAGGGCGACAACCCGTCCACGAAGGCCGCGAAGAGCCTGTTCGGCAAGATCTCGGAGCGCAAGAACCTGCTCCTGGTCGTCGAGCGCGCCGACGAGGCCGCGTGGCTCTCCGCCCGCAACCTGCCCCAGGTCCACATCCTGGAGCCGGGCCAGCTGAACACGTACGACGTTCTCGTCTCGGACGACGTGGTCTTCACCCAGGCCGCGTTCGAGTCCTTCGTGTCGGGCCCGAAGGCCGATGACACCGAAGGGAGCGAGGCCTGATGGCTATCCGTCACCCCGCTATTGCCTCCAAGGCCGCGAAGAAGGCCAAGGCCGCTCGCGTCGCCAAGGCGCGCCGCCACGCCGCCGAGGGCAAGAACACCGTCGTCACCCCGGTCAGCAAGGCGTACACGGACCCCCGTGACGTGCTGCTGAAGCCGGTCGTGTCGGAGAAGAGCTACGCGCTCCTCGACGAGAACAAGTACACGTTCATCGTCGACCCGAACGCCAACAAGACCCAGATCAAGCAGGCCGTCCAGGCGGTCTTCGACGTCAAGGTCACTGGGGTCAACACGATCAACCGCGCCGGCAAGCGCAAGCGGACCCGCACCGGGTTCGGCCAGCGTGCCGCCACCAAGCGCGCGATCGTGACCCTCGCCGAGGGCGACCGTATCGACATCTTCGGCGGTCCGACCGCGTAAGCGGGTCGGATCGTCCGATATCGGACGAGGACTGAGAAATGGGAATCCGCAAGTACAAGCCGACTACGCCGGGCCGTCGTGGCTCCAGCGTCGCCGACTTCGTCGAGGTCACGCGGTCCACGCCGGAGAAGTCGCTGGTCCGCCCCCTGCACAGCAAGGGCGGCCGTAACAACGCCGGTCGTGTGACCGTTCGCCACCAGGGTGGCGGACACAAGCGCGCCTACCGCGTGATCGACTTCCGTCGTCACGACAAGGACGGCGTGCCGGCGAAGGTCGCGCACATCGAGTACGACCCCAACCGCACCGCGCGCATCGCGCTGCTGCACTACGCCGACGGCGAGAAGCGCTACATCCTCGCCCCGCGCAACCTGCAGCAGGGTGACCGCGTCGAGAACGGTCCCGGGGCCGACATCAAGCCGGGCAACAACCTGGCGCTCCGCAACATCCCGGTCGGTACCACGATCCACGCGATCGAGCTCCGTCCCGGTGGCGGCGCCAAGTTCGCCCGCTCCGCCGGTGCCTCCGTGCAGCTGCTCGCGAAGGAGGGCCAGATGGCCCACCTCCGCATGCCGTCCGGTGAGATCCGCCTGGTCGACGTGCGCTGCCGCGCCACCGTCGGCGAGGTCGGCAACGCCGAGCAGAGCAACATCAACTGGGGCAAGGCCGGCCGCAAGCGCTGGCTGGGCGTCCGCCCGACCGTCCGCGGTGTGGCGATGAACCCGGTTGACCACCCGCACGGTGGTGGTGAGGGCAAGACCTCCGGTGGTCGCCACCCGGTCTCCCCGTGGGGTCAGAAGGAAGGTCGTACTCGTGCTCCCAAGAAGGCGAGCAACAAGTACATCGTCCGCCGCCGCAAGACGAACAAGAAGCGCTAGGAGCGGGTTTAGATGCCGCGCAGTCTCAAGAAGGGGCCCTTCGTCGACGACCACCTGATCAAGAAGGTGGAAGCCCAGAACGAAGCCGGCACCAAGAACGTCATCAAGACCTGGTCCCGTCGCTCCATGATCGTGCCGGCCATGCTCGGCCACACGCTCGCGGTGCACAACGGCAAGACCCACATCCCGGTGTTCGTCACCGAGTCGATGGTCGGCCACAAGCTCGGCGAGTTCTCGCCGACGCGCACCTTCCGGGGCCACGTCAAGGACGACCGGAAGTCGAAGCGCCGCTAGTAGCGGATCGCATTCAGACACGTAAGAAACTGAAGGGACAACCATGGAAGCCAGGGCCCAGGCGCGGTACATCCGCGTCACGCCCATGAAGGCCCGCCGCGTGGTGGACCTCATCCGTGGCATGGACGCCACGGAGGCCCAGGCTGTTCTGCGATTCGCTCCGCAGGCAGCCTCCGTGCCGGTCGGCAAGGTGCTCGACAGCGCCATCGCCAACGCCGCGCACAACTACGACCACACGGACGCCTCCTCGCTGTTCATCAGCGAGGCGTACGTCGACGAGGGCCCGACCCTGAAGCGGTTCCGGCCGCGCGCCCAGGGCCGTGCCTACCGGATCCGCAAGCGGACCAGCCACATCACCGTGGTCGTCGCCAGCAAGGAAGGAACCCGGTAATGGGCCAGAAGGTTAACCCGCATGGGTTCCGGCTCGGTGTCACCACGGACTTCAAGTCCCGGTGGTACGCCGACAAGCTGTACAAGGACTACGTCAAGGAAGACGTCGCCATCCGTCGGATGATGACGTCCGGCATGGAGCGCGCCGGCATCTCGAAGGTGGAGATCGAGCGCACCCGTGACCGCGTCCGTGTGGACATCCACACCGCTCGCCCGGGCATCGTCATCGGCCGCCGCGGCGCCGAGGCGGACCGTATCCGCGGTGACCTGGAGAAGCTGACCGGCAAGCAGGTCCAGCTGAACATCCTCGAGGTCAAGAACCCGGAGACGGACGCTCAGCTGGTGGCCCAGGCCGTCGCCGAGCAGCTCTCCTCCCGCGTCTCCTTCCGCCGTGCCATGCGCAAGAGCATGCAGTCGGCGATGAAGGCGGGCGCCAAGGGCATCAAGATCCAGTGCGGTGGCCGCCTCGGTGGCGCCGAGATGTCCCGCTCGGAGTTCTACCGCGAGGGCCGCGTGCCCCTGCACACGCTCCGCGCGAACGTGGACTACGGCTTCTTCGAGGCCAAGACGACCTTCGGCCGCATCGGCGTGAAGGTCTGGATCTACAAGGGCGACGTCAAGAACATCGCCGAGGTCCGCGCCGAGAACGCCGCTGCCCGTGCGGGTAACCGCCCGGCGCGCGGCGGTGCCGACCGCCCGGCCCGTGGTGGCCGCGGTGGCGAGCGGCGCGGTCGTAAGCCGCAGCAGGCTGCCGGTTCCGAGGCCCCCAAGGCCGAGGCTCCCGCCGCTGCTCCGGCTGAGAGCACCGGAACGGAGGCCTGACCGTCATGCTGATCCCCCGTAGGGTCAAGCACCGCAAGCAGCACCACCCGAAGCGCAACGGTATGTCCAAGGGTGGAACGCAGGTTGCGTTCGGCGAGTACGGCATCCAGGCGCTGACCCCGGCCTACGTGACGAACCGCCAGATCGAGGCGGCCCGTATCGCGATGACCCGCCACATCAAGCGTGGCGGCAAGGTCTGGATCAACATCTACCCGGACCGTCCCCTCACCAAGAAGCCGGCCGAGACCCGCATGGGTTCCGGTAAGGGTTCGCCGGAGTGGTGGATCGCCAACGTCAAGCCCGGACGCGTCATGTTCGAGCTGTCGTACCCCAACGAGAAGATCGCCCGTGAGGCCCTGACTCGCGCAGCCCACAAGCTGCCGATGAAGTGCCGGATCGTCAAGCGCGAGGCAGGTGAAGCGTGATGTCGGCCGGTACCAAGGCGTCCGAGCTGCGCGAGCTGGGCAACGAGGAGCTTCTGGCGAAGCTCCGCGAGGCCAAGGAAGAGCTGTTCAACCTCCGCTTCCAGGCGGCCACGGGTCAGCTCGAGAACCACGGTCGGCTGAAGGCCGTCCGCAAGGACATCGCGCGGATCTACACCCTGATGCGCGAGCGTGAGCTGGGCATCGAAACGGTGGAGAACGCATGAGCGAGAGCAACGTGACTGAGAACAAGGAAGCTCGCGGTTTCCGCAAGACCCGTGAGGGTCTGGTCGTCAGCGACAAGATGGACAAGACCGTCGTCGTCGCCGTCGAGGACCGCGTCAAGCACGCGCTGTACGGCAAGGTCATCCGCCGTACCAACAAGCTCAAGGCGCACGACGAGCAGAACGCCGCGGGTGTCGGCGACCGCGTCCTCCTCATGGAGACCCGGCCGCTGTCCGCGACGAAGCGCTGGCGCGTCGTCGAGATCCTCGAGAAGGCCAAGTAAATCTCCTGCGGGGCATTCCTCGCAGGACAGTTCCGCCAGGCTCCGGGGGCCGTTCCTGAACGGCCCCCGGGGAACCGGCAGACAAACAGGAGATAGACGTGATCCAGCAGGAGTCGCGACTGCGTGTCGCCGACAACACTGGTGCGAAGGAGATCCTTTGCATCCGTGTGCTCGGTGGCTCCGGTCGCCGCTACGCGGGCATCGGTGACGTCATCGTCGCCACCGTCAAGGACGCGATCCCCGGTGGCAACGTGAAGAAGGGTGACGTCGTCAAGGCGGTCATCGTTCGCACCGTCAAGGAGCGCCGCCGTCCGGACGGCTCGTACATCCGCTTCGACGAGAACGCCGCCGTCATTCTGAAGAACGACGGCGACCCTCGCGGCACCCGTATCTTCGGCCCCGTCGGCCGTGAGCTGCGCGAGAAGAAGTTCATGAAGATCATCTCGCTCGCGCCGGAGGTGCTGTAAGCATGAAGATCAAGAAGGGCGACCTGGTCCAGGTCATCACCGGTAAGGACAAGGGCAAGCAGGGCAAGGTCATCGCGGCCTTCCCCCGCGAGGACCGCGTCCTGGTCGAGGGTGTCAACCGGGTCAAGAAGCACACCAAGGCCGGCCCGACCGCCAGCGGTTCCCAGGCCGGCGGCATCGTGACCACCGAGGCCCCGATCCACGTCTCCAACGTCCAGCTGGTCGTGGAGAAGGACGGCAAGAAGGTCGTCACGCGTGTCGGTTACCGCTTCGACGACGAGGGCAACAAGATCCGCGTTGCCAAGCGGACGGGTGAGGACATCTGATGGCTACCACCACGACCCCGCGTCTCAAGACGAAGTACCGCGAGGAGATCGCGGGCAAGCTGCGTGACGAGTTCAAGTACGAGAACGTCATGCAGGTCCCCGGCCTCGTGAAGATCGTGGTCAACATGGGTGTCGGTGACGCCGCCCGTGACTCGAAGCTGATCGAGGGCGCGATCCGCGACCTGACCACCATCACCGGTCAGAAGCCGGCCGTCACCAAGGCCCGCAAGTCCATCGCGCAGTTCAAGCTGCGTGAGGGCCAGCCGATCGGTGCCCACGTCACGCTCCGTGGCGACCGCATGTGGGAGTTCCTGGACCGCACCCTGTCGCTCGCGCTCCCGCGCATCCGCGACTTCCGCGGCCTGTCCCCCAAGCAGTTCGACGGCCGTGGCAACTACACCTTCGGTCTCACGGAGCAGGTCATGTTCCACGAGATCGACCAGGACAAGATCGACCGCGTCCGGGGTATGGACATCACCGTGGTCACCACGGCGACCAACGACGCTGAGGGCCGCGCGCTCCTTCGTCACCTCGGCTTCCCCTTCAAGGAGGCGTGAGCGAGATGGCGAAGAAGGCTCTGATCGCTAAGGCTGCTCGCAAGCCCAAGTTCGGTGTGCGTGGCTACACCCGCTGCCAGCGCTGCGGCCGTCCGCACTCCGTGTACCGCAAGTTCGGCCTGTGCCGCGTGTGCCTTCGTGAGATGGCTCACCGTGGCGAGCTGCCGGGCGTGACCAAGAGCTCCTGGTAATCCCCGCTTTCAGGGATAACCAAGGCTCTCGGTAAGCAGACAGGGCGGCAGGACGCCCAGCCCGCATGCCTTAGGCTTGTGGGGTTGGGCGCCTGCTGCCGCCCTTACGACTTACTACGCCGTAGGTCCACCGCGCCGCACCCGTCCCGTCTCGGATCGGGGAGAGGGATGGCGCACCAGGAAACCCCGGCGAGAGAGGCCGAAGGCCAATTCATGACCATGACTGATCCGATCGCAGACATGCTTACGCGTCTGCGGAACGCGAACTCGGCGTACCACGACACCGTGGCGATGCCGCACTCGAAGATCAAGTCGCACATCGCGGAGATCCTCCAGCAGGAGGGCTTCATCACGGGCTGGAAGGTCGAGGACGCCGAGGTCGGCAAGAGCCTCGTTCTCGAGCTGAAGTTCGGCCCGAACCGTGAGCGCTCCATCGCGGGCATCAAGCGGATCTCCAAGCCCGGTCTCCGGGTGTACGCGAAGTCCACCAACCTGCCGAAGGTGCTCGGCGGCCTGGGCGTGGCCATCATCTCCACGTCCCACGGTCTCCTCACCGACAAGCAGGCCGGCAAGAAGGGCGTGGGTGGGGAAGTCCTCGCCTACGTCTGGTAGCAGAAGGGAACGGAGGAAACAGCTATGTCGCGCATCGGCAAGCTCCCCATCGCGGTTCCCGCCGGCGTGGACGTCACCATCGACGGCCGTACGGTCAAGGTCAAGGGCCCCAAGGGCGAGCTGACCCACACCGTCTCGGCGCCGATCGAGGTCGCCAAGGGCGAAGACGGCACCCTGTCGGTGACCCGCCCGAACGACGAGCGTCAGAACAAGGCCCTCCACGGCCTGTCCCGCACGCTGGTGGCGAACATGATCACCGGCGTGACCCAGGGTTACGTGAAGAAGCTCGAGATCAGCGGTGTCGGTTACCGCGTGACCGCCAAGGGTTCGAACCTCGAGTTCGCCCTCGGTTACAGCCACCCGATCACTGTCGAGGCCCCCGAAGGCATCACCTTCAAGGTCGAGGCGCCCACGCGTTTCTCGGTCGAGGGCATCGACAAGCAGAAGGTCGGCGAGGTCGCGGCCAACATCCGCAAGCTGCGCAAGCCCGACCCGTACAAGGCCAAGGGCGTCAAGTACGAGGGCGAAGTCATCCGCCGCAAGGTCGGAAAGGCGGGTAAGTAAGCCATGGCATACGGACAGAAGATCCTCAAGGGCGACGCCTACAAGCGCGCCGCGATCAAGCGCCGCCACATCCGGATCCGTAAGCACATCAACGGAACGGCGGAGCGTCCGCGTCTGGTCGTTACCCGCTCGAACCGCCACATCGTGGCCCAGGTGATCGACGACATCAAGGGTCACACCCTGGCGTCCGCGTCCACCCTGGACACCTCGATCCGCGGTGGCGAGGGCGACAAGTCCGCGCAGGCCAAGCAGGTCGGCGCCCTGGTCGCCGAGCGTGCCAAGGCCGCCGGTGTCGAGGCTGTCGTGTTCGACCGTGGTGGCAACCAGTACGCCGGGCGCATCGCCGCCCTGGCGGACGCCGCCCGCGAAGCCGGGCTCAAGTTCTGAGCCTGCCGTAGCTAGCGGAAACAGAGAGAGGTAAATCCAATGGCTGGACCCCAGCGCCGCGGTGGCGGTGCCGGTGGCGGCGAGCGGCGGGACCGGAAGGGCCGTGACGGCGGCGCAGCTGCCGCCGAGAAGACCGCGTACGTTGAGCGCGTCGTCGCGATCAACCGCGTCGCCAAGGTTGTGAAGGGTGGTCGTCGCTTCAGCTTCACCGCGCTGGTCGTGGTGGGCGACGGTGACGGCACCGTGGGTGTCGGTTACGGCAAGGCCAAGGAGGTGCCGGCCGCCATCGCCAAGGGTGTTGAGGAGGCCAAGAAGCACTTCTTCAAGGTCCCCCGTATCCAGGGCACCATCCCGCACCCCATCCAGGGTGAGAAGGCTGCCGGCGTCGTGCTGCTCAAGCCCGCGTCGCCCGGTACCGGTGTTATCGCCGGTGGTCCGGTGCGTGCCGTGCTCGAGTGCGCCGGTATCCACGACGTGCTGTCGAAGTCGCTCGGCTCCGACAACGCCATCAACATCGTGCACGCGACCGTGGAGGCCCTGAAGGGCCTGCAGCGTCCCGAGGAGATCGCGGCCCGCCGTGGTCTGCCGCTCGAGGACGTCGCCCCCGCGGCTCTTCTCCGTGCGCGTGCCGGGGCGGGTGCGTAATCATGGCGCAGCTGAAGATTACGCAGGTCAAGTCCTACATCGGCAGCAAGCAGAACCACCGTGACACCCTGCGCTCCCTTGGTCTCAAGGGCATCAACACGCAGGTCGTCAAGGAGGATCGTCCCGAGTTCCGCGGCATGGTGCACACCGTCCGCCACCTCGTGACGGTCGAGGAGGTCGACTGATCATGGCGGAGCAGAACCCGCTCAAGATCCACAACCTCCGTCCCGCCCCGGGCGCCAAGACCGCGAAGACCCGTGTCGGTCGTGGTGAGGCGTCGAAGGGTAAGACGGCCGGTCGTGGTACCAAGGGCACGAAGGCCCGTTACCAGGTTCCGGAGCGCTTCGAGGGTGGCCAGATGCCCCTCCACATGCGTCTCCCGAAGCTGAAGGGCTTCAAGAACCCGTTCAAGACCGAGTACCAGGTCGTCAACCTGGACAAGCTCGCCTCCCTCTACCCCGAGGGCGGCGAGGTCACGGTCGCCGATCTGGTCGAGAAGGGCGCTGTTCGCAAGAACAGCCTCGTCAAGGTCCTCGGCCAGGGCGAGATCTCCGTGGCGCTGCAGGTGACGGTCGACGCCGTCTCCGGCTCCGCCAAGGAGAAGATCACCGCCGCCGGCGGCAGCGTCACCGAGCTCGTCTGAGTACATCAGGCGTCTCGATGACTTGAGCGATCCCGACCGGGGATACCCCACAAATGGGGTATCCCCGGTTGGTCGTTCCTAGGGGGGCGGTCTCGCCGGTAAGGTGGCCTGCACTGCCCACTTTCCCCGAGTGCTCCCATGGGGCACTCTGAGCGGCAGTTGGCCGTTAGCTAAGTCGTTCCCTATCAGTCGAACCTCAGACCGTCACCCTTGACGCAGTTGCGCGGGGGTCGCAGGAGGCACCGTGCTCACCGCGTTCGCCCGGGCGTTCAAGACGCCCGACCTGCGCAAGAAGCTGTTCTTCACGCTCGGCATCATCGTGATCTACCGGATCGGTACCCACATCCCGATCCCCGGCGTCGACTACCGGGCCGTTCAGGTCTGTATCGACCAGGCGAGCACGAACCAGGGCATCTTCGGCCTGGTCAACATGTTCAGCGGTGGCGCGCTGCTGCAGATCACGATCTTCGCGCTCGGCATCATGCCGTACATCACGGCGAGCATCATCCTGCAGCTGCTGACCGTCGTGATCCCGCGTCTCGAGGCCCTGAAGAAGGAGGGCCAGTCGGGTACCGCGAAGATCACGCAGTACACCCGTTACCTGACGGTCGCGCTCGCCATCCTCCAGGGCACCGGCCTGGTCGCCACGGCCCGCAGCGGCTCGCTGTTCCCGCAGTGCGCCGTCGCCGGCCAGATCGTCCCGGACCGCTCCATCTTCACGACCATCACGATGGTCATCACCATGACCGCCGGTACGGCCGTCGTCATGTGGCTCGGTGAGCTCATCACCGACCGCGGCATCGGCAACGGCATGTCGATCCTGATGTTCATCTCGATCGCCGCGACCTTCCCGGCCGCGCTGTGGGCCATCAAGCAGCAGGGCGACCTGGCGGACGGCTGGATCGAGTTCGGCACGGTGATCCTCGTCGGCCTCGTCATGGTCGGCCTGGTGGTCTTCGTCGAGCAGGCCCAGCGCCGGGTGCCCGTGCAGTACGCCAAGCGCATGATCGGCCGCCGTTCCTACGGCGGCACCTCGACGTACATCCCGCTCAAGGTGAACCAGGCGGGCGTGATCCCCGTCATCTTCGCGTCGTCGCTGCTCTACATCCCGGCCCTGATCGTGCAGTTCTCCGGTTCGACCGCCGGATGGGCCGCCTGGATCCAGCAGAACCTGGCCTCGACCTCGGCCCCGATCCACGTCGCGCTGTACTTCCTGCTGATCGTCTTCTTCGCGTTCTTCTACGTGGCCATCTCGTTCAACCCCGAGGAAGTCGCGGACAACATGAAGAAGTATGGTGGCTTCATCCCGGGCATCCGGGCTGGCCGACCGACC encodes:
- the gdhA gene encoding NADP-specific glutamate dehydrogenase yields the protein MSSRPDPKTSLDRLRAEVERRNPAEPEFHQAAREVLETLAPVLAARPEYAEPGLVERLVEPERQIMFRVPWQDDQGRVHVNRGFRVEFNSALGPYKGGLRFHPSVNLGIIKFLGFEQIFKNALTGLGIGGGKGGSDFDPQGRSDAEVMRFCQSFMSELYRHIGEYTDIPAGDIGVGGREIGYLFGQYRRITNRWEGGVLTGKSAGWGGSLIRPEATGYGNVLFTEAMLRSRGEDLEGQTAVVSGSGNVAIYTIQKLTALGANPVTCSDSSGYVVDEKGIDLELLRQIKEVERGRVSAYAERRGASARFVPDGRVWDVPADVALPSATQNELNAVDADALIRNGVKAVSEGANMPTTPEAVQLFQRAGVAFGPGKAANAGGVAVSALEMTQNASRTSWKADQVERELARIMSDIHTTCAETAERYGAPGDYVTGANIAGFERVADAMLAQGVI
- the rpsJ gene encoding 30S ribosomal protein S10: MAGQKIRIRLKAYDHEVIDSSAKKIVETVTRTGASVAGPVPLPTEKNVYCVIKSPHKYKDSREHFEMRTHKRLIDILDPTPKTVDSLMRLDLPAGVDIEIKL
- the rplC gene encoding 50S ribosomal protein L3; its protein translation is MAKQIKGILGEKLGMTQVWDANNRVVPVTVVKAGPNVVTQVRTNDVDGYESVQIAFGEIDPRKVNKPLKGHFAKADVTPRRHLVEIRTADASEYTLGQEVTAEVFEAGVKVDVTGKSKGKGFAGVMKRHNFKGLGAGHGTQRKHRSPGSIGGCATPGRVFKGLRMAGRMGNERVTTQNLTVHAVDAEKGLLLIKGAVPGPNGGLVLVRTAAKGA
- the rplD gene encoding 50S ribosomal protein L4, producing MSTVDILSPAGDKAGSVELPAEIFGVEKISVPLLHQVVVAQLAAARQGTHKTKTRGEVRGGGKKPYRQKGTGRARQGSTRAPQFAGGGVVHGPVPRDYSQRTPKKMKAAALRHALTDRARNNRIHVVSGVIEGDNPSTKAAKSLFGKISERKNLLLVVERADEAAWLSARNLPQVHILEPGQLNTYDVLVSDDVVFTQAAFESFVSGPKADDTEGSEA
- the rplW gene encoding 50S ribosomal protein L23; its protein translation is MAIRHPAIASKAAKKAKAARVAKARRHAAEGKNTVVTPVSKAYTDPRDVLLKPVVSEKSYALLDENKYTFIVDPNANKTQIKQAVQAVFDVKVTGVNTINRAGKRKRTRTGFGQRAATKRAIVTLAEGDRIDIFGGPTA
- the rplB gene encoding 50S ribosomal protein L2, with the translated sequence MGIRKYKPTTPGRRGSSVADFVEVTRSTPEKSLVRPLHSKGGRNNAGRVTVRHQGGGHKRAYRVIDFRRHDKDGVPAKVAHIEYDPNRTARIALLHYADGEKRYILAPRNLQQGDRVENGPGADIKPGNNLALRNIPVGTTIHAIELRPGGGAKFARSAGASVQLLAKEGQMAHLRMPSGEIRLVDVRCRATVGEVGNAEQSNINWGKAGRKRWLGVRPTVRGVAMNPVDHPHGGGEGKTSGGRHPVSPWGQKEGRTRAPKKASNKYIVRRRKTNKKR
- the rpsS gene encoding 30S ribosomal protein S19, encoding MPRSLKKGPFVDDHLIKKVEAQNEAGTKNVIKTWSRRSMIVPAMLGHTLAVHNGKTHIPVFVTESMVGHKLGEFSPTRTFRGHVKDDRKSKRR
- the rplV gene encoding 50S ribosomal protein L22: MEARAQARYIRVTPMKARRVVDLIRGMDATEAQAVLRFAPQAASVPVGKVLDSAIANAAHNYDHTDASSLFISEAYVDEGPTLKRFRPRAQGRAYRIRKRTSHITVVVASKEGTR
- the rpsC gene encoding 30S ribosomal protein S3 — encoded protein: MGQKVNPHGFRLGVTTDFKSRWYADKLYKDYVKEDVAIRRMMTSGMERAGISKVEIERTRDRVRVDIHTARPGIVIGRRGAEADRIRGDLEKLTGKQVQLNILEVKNPETDAQLVAQAVAEQLSSRVSFRRAMRKSMQSAMKAGAKGIKIQCGGRLGGAEMSRSEFYREGRVPLHTLRANVDYGFFEAKTTFGRIGVKVWIYKGDVKNIAEVRAENAAARAGNRPARGGADRPARGGRGGERRGRKPQQAAGSEAPKAEAPAAAPAESTGTEA
- the rplP gene encoding 50S ribosomal protein L16, which codes for MLIPRRVKHRKQHHPKRNGMSKGGTQVAFGEYGIQALTPAYVTNRQIEAARIAMTRHIKRGGKVWINIYPDRPLTKKPAETRMGSGKGSPEWWIANVKPGRVMFELSYPNEKIAREALTRAAHKLPMKCRIVKREAGEA
- the rpmC gene encoding 50S ribosomal protein L29; its protein translation is MSAGTKASELRELGNEELLAKLREAKEELFNLRFQAATGQLENHGRLKAVRKDIARIYTLMRERELGIETVENA
- the rpsQ gene encoding 30S ribosomal protein S17, which gives rise to MSESNVTENKEARGFRKTREGLVVSDKMDKTVVVAVEDRVKHALYGKVIRRTNKLKAHDEQNAAGVGDRVLLMETRPLSATKRWRVVEILEKAK
- the rplN gene encoding 50S ribosomal protein L14, which encodes MIQQESRLRVADNTGAKEILCIRVLGGSGRRYAGIGDVIVATVKDAIPGGNVKKGDVVKAVIVRTVKERRRPDGSYIRFDENAAVILKNDGDPRGTRIFGPVGRELREKKFMKIISLAPEVL